The Mastacembelus armatus chromosome 9, fMasArm1.2, whole genome shotgun sequence genome contains a region encoding:
- the LOC113138868 gene encoding C-C motif chemokine 20-like, translated as MHLQQPSSPHSNTFTLLKRTNLSSDLRRNRDMASRVAALLLLGLICTGFAAAEIVVDCCLKTTNKKLPLQIIVGYSIQEAGKGCDISATAFLTKNRRTLCVVHPSEEEWVKSHVAYLENKKQANKK; from the exons ATGCACCTGCAGCAACCCTCTTCTCCTCACAGCAACACCTTCACACTGCTGAAGCGGACAAACCTGAGCTCAGATCTACGAAGAAACAGAGACATGGCCTCTCGAGTTGCAGCTCTTCTCTTGCTGGGTCTGATCTGCACTGGGTTTGCAGCGG CTGAGATTGTGGTGGACTGCTGCCTGAAGACCACTAACAAGAAGTTGCCCCTCCAGATCATTGTAGGCTACTCCATTCAGGAAGCCGGGAAGGGTTGTGACATCAGCGCGACTGC GTTCCTTACAAAGAACAGAAGGACGCTCTGTGTGGTTCACCCCAGTGAGGAGGAGTGGGTGAAATCTCACGTCGCAtacctggaaaacaaaaaacaagcaaacaagaaATGA